The Stieleria maiorica genome includes the window GCTGCCTGACGTCGACCGGAAAGTCGTGATCGCAATCCGGGTGCTCGACCCGCAGCCGGTCGGGATGGCCCAGCAACGCGTAGACCATGCGGGCAGCCTCCGCAATTCGGTCCACGCTTTCGGCTTGGAAATTGCCGTCGTGCAAGGGAGCGGAAATCAGCACGTGCCGCGGAGCGAGGGCACCGACCATCTCGTGAAAGTCGAACGGGATTTGTTCCAAACGTCCGCGGTAGTCCGCCAGTCGTGGCATGTATCGTGTTTGACACCAGCCCTGGCCGGGCAACCAACGCGCCGCGTCGCCACCGTAGTAATCGAGATAGGAATCCAGACCGCAGCTCGATACGACGGCTTTGATGCGATCGTCGAAAACAGCGGTGTAGACGGAATTATGTCCACCCAGCGAGTGGCCGATACAGCCGAACCCGGCGCTGTCGACGTACGGCAACGACTGCAATAAATCCAAACCGCGGATGTTGTCCCACACCGCCTTTAACGTTCCGCTCTCCCACCCCAGCGATTTCAGGTCGGGTTGATAAGCGGCCAACAACGGATAGCTGGGCGAAAGCGTCACAAAACCCCGCGCGGCCAACTCGCTGGCATACTGACGGTTCGGTCTGGCATCGGAATCGATGACGACACGGTGACCGATCCGATCGTCGGTCGGATGCAGACACAAAACGGCCGGAAGTTTTCGCTCCGGGTGGTCGCGGGCAGCGTCGGGGATCAACAGGTACGCGGTGACGCGGGATCCGGGTTCGGACTGGTAACTGATCCGTTGCTGCAAATAGCCGGGTTGCCGGACTTGTTCGATCACTCGAACGTCGAGCGGGCAACGCTTTTCCGCGCCGGGCAGCATTCCCATGACCGACTGCATGCCAGCCACAATCTCCCGTCTTCGCTTGGCCCAGTCGTCAGGGGTTTTCACGGGGCGAGGTTGTCCGCGATCGTCGCGATAGAGCAACAAGTTTTCGCGCGGCAGCCGTTGATGCGCCGCGTCGGAAACCAACGTGATGCAGACCACTCCGTCAGCCGCTCCAGTCAGCGGATCGGCATCGACCATGGTCGACGACGCGTCATGATCGGTGATCTCACGATTCCGCCATTGCGCATCGACCAAGAAACCGGCCAGCACCGACAGCCCGATCACCGCGGAATGTCTGAGTGCGTCCCTTCGATTGCTCACGGTTCTTCCCCCGATGCGAATCTCGAATCGGAACGCAGCCCTAGGCCCAACTGACCTTCGTCGCGACGTCCTCCCGGTCACTTTCCGGCCAGTCGCCGGAGACGTGTCCCAAGTAGAATAACCCCAACGCACGGTCCGGGGCAGCGAGTCCGATGAAGTCTCGCATTTGATCGCTCATCGCAGCGACATTGGTCGACCAGAACCCACCCAGACCGTGTGCAGTGGCAGTCAGATGCATGTTTTGCACGGCACAGGCGACCGCCATGATCTCGTCGAGTTCGGTGATCTTCTGGATCTCCTGACGCTTCATGCCGACTGCGATGACGGCTCCGGCCAGCGTCGGGTTGACGCGAAAACTGTCGTACTTGGCCTGCTTGAACGATTCCGGCGCCGTGATCGCTTTGTAGGTCGCGGCAAGAAAGTCGGCCAATGCTTGTCGCGATGGCCCCTCGAAGACTTTGAACCGCCAGGGCTGAGTCATCCCATGGGTGGGGGCCCAATTCGCGTTGATCAAGATTTCTTCGATGATTTCACGGTCGATGCTGGAATCGGACATCCGCGCCGGTTTGACCGTGCGGCGGTTTCGAATCACTTGGGTGATGGAGGAGGGATCCATGTGGGCGCAAGCAAGGGGCGAGAGATGACAGGAACGCGATCAATCGCATGTCTTACCATCCTCGCCCTTCGATGTCAGCCGTGCTTGCCCCGCTCATCGACCGGTGTCGTTACCAGCGAATCGTAAACCGTGAGCTTCCGCTGCCGATCGAAATGCCGCGGCCGAATCCAGAGCCGCCCCAGCGGTAGGCGTCGTCGTCCGGGCACCTGGACGGCGGAGCGGCGAAGACCGGCGGACGCGCGAGCGTCGTGCGATCATGATGGTGGTACGGCCGTCGCAGCGAGCGGAAGTCGTTTTGCATGTGGTGAATGTCGACTTCGATGTAGTGCAGCAGCCGGCGGACATGCCGCGTGTCGCCGTGGATGTGGCCGTGCCCATGAGCCGCGTGCCGTTCGACTCGGTCGAACACCGATACCAAGTGATGGAACTCGCGATCCAGTTCTCGGAGGTCCGATTCCATGTGCGACAGGCTGCCGTGATCGTGGGCGACGTCGTGGATGTGATCGGCCAGTTTGCGAATCGCACGCGTGTCCTCGACCAGATGCCGGTACTCGGGGGTGTGGCGATAGTGGCGGACCTCTTTCTCTAGCAAACGCGCCTTGTCTTCGATGTCGTTGGCCAGTTCGTCGATGTGCCGGTACGTGTCGGCCAGTGCGGGGGAAGCGATGAGCGCGGTGAGCAAGCCAAGGGTCGCAAAAGATTGGATCAGAAGAGGCATTCGTGGTCTCCGTAGATCGTGATCTGAGTCGGCGGACCGCTTGTCCGCCCGATCACCCTGAGAGGCAGTCGTCGTGCCAAACCCGGCCGCCGGCACGCCAGGTCGCCTTCCAAAACGTGATCCGCACCGTGTTTCACGGAGTTTTACAGAGATGCTGGCAACGTCAGATCGAAGCGATGAACGCACCAGAAGTAGTCATTTTGACTTCAGTCAGCCGGCTGTGATGCGCAGTCGTTATGATGGCGACCTGCGAGATTTTGCGGCGAGATCGGCGTCGGCTACCCATTGGCATCAAGTGAAGACGCCCCCCTCTCCCTGGCTGAGGCCGTGCGTTTTCAAAGTCTTTGATTCTAAGAGGTTGTTGCAGATTTCTCTGACCACCCTGAACCACAGGGAGGTCGATTGCCCACGGTTGGCAGCGCGAACCCACGGATCCCAGGCCGCATTACATCCGTGGGTTCGCGCTGCTATCCGTGGGCTTATTCGGTCTCTCCAGACCTTCGGCCCGAACGCACCACCTCAAAGGCGGCGTCGGCGTTGCCGCCCCGGCGAACCTTGCTGGCCGCCGTGGTGTCGGCTTCTTGCGATTCGCATGCTCTCACAAGCCACGTTCCCACCGGCGCAGGAAACTTGTTGCGTATGGATCCCCTGGTACTTTCGACTCTCGGTTGGAAACCTTGCTTCAGCCTGCAACTGACCGCGGAAGAATCGTCGTCGCTGGCGCCGGCCCGCGTGGCGGCACACTATGGCAGCCAAATCGTGCTGTGGAGTGAGACGGGCGAAATCGCGTTGCCGCAATCCTTGCTGGCCGCCTGCGGCGATCTCGCGGTCGGCGATTGGGTGCTGTTGGCCGTGGATACCCATCGCGGCGTGCGGCGACTGGAGCGGGAATCACTGGTGACACGGAAGGCTGCGGGATCGAAGGCGGAGCTTCAACTGATCGGGGCCAACATCGATACCTTGTTCATCGTCAGTTCCTGCAACCATGATTTCAATACCGCGCGTCTGGAACGCTATCTGGCCGTCGCGGCCGAATCCCATGTCAATCCGGTCGTTGTGCTCACCAAATCAGATTTGTGTGATGTGCCCGACCAATTGCGACAGCAAGCCGGTCGGCTGATGAGTGGCTTGGTGGTTGAAACCGTCGACGCGCGCGATCCGGCGGAAACACAGACGCTTGCCCACTGGTGCCGTCACGGGCAAACGGTTGCGCTGGTCGGATCCTCCGGCGTCGGCAAATCGACCCTGGCGATGAGTTTGGGGGCGGGGCGGATTGCGACGCAAGGAATCCGCGAAGACGATTCGAAAGGCCGGCATACGACGACGGCTCGATCGATCCACCGTCTGCAAGCCGGCGGACTGTTGATCGACACGCCCGGAATGCGTGAATTGCAATTGACCGCCTGCGAACAAGGCATCGACGAAGTGTTTGACGAGATCGTCGCAATCGCAACCGAGTGCCGATTCCATGATTGTGCCCACCAAGACGAACCCGGTTGCGCCGTTCAAGCCGCGATCGAATCCGGACGACTCGATGCCAGACGGTTGGCCAGCTATCAAAAACTTCAGTCCGAGCAAGCACGCAATGCCCAGTCACTGCGCGAACAACGACAGCAGTCCCGGAAGCAGGGCAAGTTTTACAAATCGGTCATCCAGGCGAAGCGGAGACGACGTGGGGATCGGTATTGAAAGGGGGAGTCGCGGGAGTGAACGTGGCAAAACGATGGGGGCAAGACGATGGGGGCAGAATGATACGGGGCAGGATGATACGGGGCAGGATGGTGGGGAAGCGGGATGATGGAAAGTTGAATGATGAAGTAGATGTTGGCTGATCGAGTCATCATGGTCTGCCGACATCATCATTCTGCCCGGTATCATTCAGCCTTCTACTCTCCATCCCCACCCATTGTCTTGCCCCATCGTTTTGCCTCTCCCACCAGCATCTAAACCCGTTTCAAGAAATTCAGCCCGAACCGTCCGTAGTCCTGACCATCGACGTCCCCGTCCCCGTCGGAGTCCATCGAGGGGTCAAAACTCGGATCGCTAGAGTTGCGTAAGAAGCTCAACCCGAACCGTCCATAGTCCTGACCATCGACGTCACGGTCTCCGTCGGTATCACCATAGAATCGAAAGAAACTGTCGACGGGACTTTCACCGAACGAGTACGGGGCGGTCATCTCGTCGCCGCTTCCAAGCTGAGAGACGAATTCGGGACGAATGACGAGGTGATAGTTGCCATCGGCCAGCGAATTTCCGTAGGCCCCCGAACCGCTGCGGGGAACGGTCGAAGCGCCGTCGAAGGTGAGTGTTGCCACCGTTTGCCCTTGATCGATGTCGTCGACCGCAGACACATGGATGGTCCCGACACTCTGGTTGCGATCCAGATTCAATAATTCGAATGCATCGTCAAGCGTTGCGTGGTCCAGGATGGTGTTGAACCGGATCGTCAATGATGTGATCTGCGATCGATTGTTCGCCCCGTCGTTGACGACGATCTGCCGAACACCGGGCATCACCTTGATCGATCCGTCGACCGGATCGTCGGAGTCATTGGTCGGCGCCGGAGCCAGCGTCAGTTCTTCGACGCTTGCATCGGTCACGCCCGTCGTTGTGCGGCTGATCGCGTCGATAAAGTTAGCCCGCAAGTTGATCGGCGAAGCCCCGTAAACGGCATCGCTCTTAACGGTCATGTCGAATTCCAGCAGCGATCCGGTCGTGTCCATCGGCAGCAAAACGGTGCTACCGGCCGTCGACATGGTGATGCGAATGATCCCTTCCTGCTGTGTGTTGACCGCCGGATCACTGAACCCGGCATCCTGCAACAGATCGCCCAAGCGGAAATTGGCAACGTCAAACTTGTCGGGATCAAATTCGATGACCAGATCGACGCTGCTGAGCGTGATGCCGTCGCTTTCGGTCACCTTCAGCATCACCGGGGCGCTGACCGTCGTCGTCGGCGATGCCTGGAGGTCGGTGGGCAGGTAGATCAGCGGGTCGGGGCCGCTGGGAGGCGGTGGCGCCACGCCGCCGGGGATCGGGGGCACCTGATCGACGGGGACGCCAATGATCACGCGCTGCAGCAACGTCGCATCGCCTCCAGTCAGATCACCGCCGTGGTCGATGTCCGCGATGACGCGGGGGTCGGCCAGTTTGTAATCGGCGAACCCCGTTGCGAGACCGACGATCACACGCTGAAGATGCGTGACGTCGCCACCGGTGTAGGACCGACTGGCGTTGCTGTCGCCGGCGTAGGCGGCGACATGCAAACCGTCGTCATCGCGGGTCGGACGCAAGGCCGGCAGCGGGGCGCTGTCACGGACCGCGGCGGCGCGGATGTCCAAAACGTGCTTGGCGGTGTAGGGCGCCGAGGTGGGGACG containing:
- a CDS encoding alpha/beta hydrolase family protein, which codes for MSNRRDALRHSAVIGLSVLAGFLVDAQWRNREITDHDASSTMVDADPLTGAADGVVCITLVSDAAHQRLPRENLLLYRDDRGQPRPVKTPDDWAKRRREIVAGMQSVMGMLPGAEKRCPLDVRVIEQVRQPGYLQQRISYQSEPGSRVTAYLLIPDAARDHPERKLPAVLCLHPTDDRIGHRVVIDSDARPNRQYASELAARGFVTLSPSYPLLAAYQPDLKSLGWESGTLKAVWDNIRGLDLLQSLPYVDSAGFGCIGHSLGGHNSVYTAVFDDRIKAVVSSCGLDSYLDYYGGDAARWLPGQGWCQTRYMPRLADYRGRLEQIPFDFHEMVGALAPRHVLISAPLHDGNFQAESVDRIAEAARMVYALLGHPDRLRVEHPDCDHDFPVDVRQQAYRLFDEVLRNR
- a CDS encoding nitroreductase family protein encodes the protein MDPSSITQVIRNRRTVKPARMSDSSIDREIIEEILINANWAPTHGMTQPWRFKVFEGPSRQALADFLAATYKAITAPESFKQAKYDSFRVNPTLAGAVIAVGMKRQEIQKITELDEIMAVACAVQNMHLTATAHGLGGFWSTNVAAMSDQMRDFIGLAAPDRALGLFYLGHVSGDWPESDREDVATKVSWA
- the rsgA gene encoding ribosome small subunit-dependent GTPase A, with the translated sequence MDPLVLSTLGWKPCFSLQLTAEESSSLAPARVAAHYGSQIVLWSETGEIALPQSLLAACGDLAVGDWVLLAVDTHRGVRRLERESLVTRKAAGSKAELQLIGANIDTLFIVSSCNHDFNTARLERYLAVAAESHVNPVVVLTKSDLCDVPDQLRQQAGRLMSGLVVETVDARDPAETQTLAHWCRHGQTVALVGSSGVGKSTLAMSLGAGRIATQGIREDDSKGRHTTTARSIHRLQAGGLLIDTPGMRELQLTACEQGIDEVFDEIVAIATECRFHDCAHQDEPGCAVQAAIESGRLDARRLASYQKLQSEQARNAQSLREQRQQSRKQGKFYKSVIQAKRRRRGDRY